The following are encoded together in the Candidatus Bandiella woodruffii genome:
- the rsmA gene encoding 16S rRNA (adenine(1518)-N(6)/adenine(1519)-N(6))-dimethyltransferase RsmA produces MFEITELNKLLKAHQISPTKRFGQNFLINANIVGKIARSLGNTTNRNILEIGPGLGVLTISLLQKDINSLTVVEVDRKFIPILEEIKANTSKAFHLVNADALKVVEEEIISGNYTIVSNLPYNIGSLLLVKWLKKMDFVDEIIIMLQKEVADRVLAEVATAEYGRLSVLAQYICHCEKLFDVEPENFFPAPKVYSSVIKLVPKTPKIELARIENIEKACKAAFNLRRKKIKTSLKPILSNPEEELMKIGIDFNKRAEELTVDEFDKISYIM; encoded by the coding sequence ATGTTTGAAATAACAGAGTTAAACAAGTTGCTAAAGGCCCATCAAATATCTCCAACCAAGAGGTTTGGTCAGAATTTTTTAATCAATGCCAATATTGTGGGTAAAATTGCAAGATCATTGGGCAACACAACTAATCGAAACATTTTAGAAATCGGACCAGGGCTTGGCGTCTTGACAATTTCTCTACTCCAAAAAGACATCAACTCTTTAACGGTTGTTGAGGTTGACAGAAAATTTATCCCAATATTAGAGGAGATAAAAGCAAATACCAGCAAAGCTTTCCATCTCGTAAATGCAGATGCGCTTAAAGTTGTTGAGGAAGAGATCATTAGTGGGAATTACACAATAGTTTCAAACCTTCCCTATAACATTGGAAGTTTATTGCTTGTGAAATGGTTGAAAAAAATGGATTTTGTTGATGAGATCATAATCATGCTACAAAAAGAGGTGGCAGACAGAGTTTTAGCCGAAGTAGCAACAGCAGAATATGGTAGGCTCAGCGTTTTGGCTCAGTATATTTGCCATTGTGAAAAATTATTTGACGTCGAACCAGAAAATTTTTTCCCAGCTCCCAAAGTATATTCTTCTGTGATAAAGCTGGTGCCAAAAACACCTAAGATAGAACTTGCCAGAATAGAAAATATAGAAAAAGCATGTAAGGCGGCATTCAACCTAAGGCGCAAAAAAATAAAAACAAGCCTCAAACCCATTCTCTCAAACCCAGAAGAAGAGTTGATGAAAATAGGTATAGATTTCAATAAAAGAGCGGAAGAATTAACTGTAGATGAATTTGATAAAATATCGTATATAATGTAA
- a CDS encoding SPFH domain-containing protein: MDLLDYNSGGAFLLIVAGAFCWLAIKIVPQQQAWIVERLGKYNKTLQPGLTFIVPFIDRVAYKHTLKEKAIDVMQQSAITKDNVTLALDGIIYVRIINPVDASYGVENPYYAVTQLAQTSMRSAIGKLVMDKSFEERDYLNTQIVSAINEAASTWGIQCMRYEIRDITPPATILKAMEAQVSSERQKRAEILESEGKMQSMINIAEGHKKGVVLNSEAEMADKINKAKGEAEAIQLVAQATAVGIRKIAEAMIETGGKDAVSMKIAQQYIEAFQNIAKNSNTVIIPSEIGNISSMVTQAMTIFEHVKTKELKPDLK; the protein is encoded by the coding sequence ATGGACCTTTTAGATTATAACTCTGGTGGAGCATTTCTTCTAATTGTTGCTGGCGCTTTTTGTTGGTTGGCGATTAAGATTGTACCTCAGCAACAGGCGTGGATTGTTGAGAGATTGGGGAAGTATAACAAAACGCTGCAGCCTGGATTGACGTTTATTGTTCCTTTTATAGACAGAGTAGCTTATAAACATACTCTAAAAGAAAAAGCTATAGATGTGATGCAGCAATCGGCAATTACAAAGGATAATGTAACTTTAGCACTCGATGGCATAATTTATGTGAGAATTATCAACCCGGTTGATGCTTCTTATGGTGTGGAGAATCCGTATTACGCAGTTACTCAGTTAGCTCAAACTTCAATGAGGTCGGCCATTGGCAAGTTAGTTATGGATAAAAGCTTTGAAGAGAGAGACTATTTGAATACCCAGATCGTCTCTGCAATTAATGAAGCTGCGTCAACTTGGGGTATTCAATGCATGAGGTATGAAATTCGTGATATTACTCCCCCAGCAACTATACTGAAAGCCATGGAAGCGCAGGTGTCATCTGAAAGGCAGAAAAGAGCTGAGATTTTGGAATCCGAAGGGAAGATGCAATCTATGATCAATATAGCTGAGGGCCATAAAAAAGGAGTGGTACTGAACTCTGAAGCCGAAATGGCAGACAAAATAAACAAGGCTAAAGGGGAAGCAGAAGCAATACAGCTAGTTGCACAGGCTACAGCTGTTGGGATTAGAAAAATTGCAGAAGCAATGATTGAGACTGGTGGAAAAGACGCGGTTTCAATGAAAATTGCCCAGCAATACATAGAAGCTTTTCAAAATATTGCAAAGAATAGTAATACTGTGATTATTCCATCTGAAATAGGTAATATCAGCTCCATGGTTACACAGGCAATGACTATATTTGAGCATGTAAAAACCAAGGAATTGAAACCAGATTTAAAGTAG
- a CDS encoding ABC transporter substrate-binding protein, protein MPKIVFVTVFLAIAIVYNSLAESNKKVADFINDTASEVIKIIESKETQQQKQENLKNIFHQSVDIDWMGRFSLGKYLRQLDQDKIEEYLTAYREFLTNVYVSKFTEYNGQNFYIDSIKTVSESQYIVATKVNDSQNTNGQFTIAYRIKYLDTGFKIRDIIAEGVSLILGQRSDFNSVISTDGIDSLIKKLKNKVK, encoded by the coding sequence ATGCCGAAAATAGTTTTTGTGACTGTGTTTCTTGCTATAGCGATTGTTTACAATAGCTTGGCAGAAAGTAATAAGAAAGTTGCTGATTTTATTAATGATACTGCTAGTGAGGTAATAAAAATAATTGAATCCAAAGAAACGCAACAACAAAAACAAGAAAACCTAAAGAACATTTTTCATCAATCTGTAGATATAGATTGGATGGGTAGGTTTTCTTTAGGAAAATACCTTCGCCAATTAGATCAAGATAAAATAGAGGAATATTTAACTGCTTATAGAGAATTTTTGACCAACGTATATGTGTCTAAATTTACGGAATATAACGGGCAAAACTTTTATATAGACTCCATCAAAACAGTTTCGGAATCGCAGTATATAGTGGCAACAAAAGTAAACGACTCTCAAAACACTAATGGTCAATTTACCATAGCTTATAGAATTAAATATTTGGACACAGGGTTTAAAATTCGTGACATCATCGCAGAGGGTGTCAGTTTGATTTTGGGCCAGAGGTCTGATTTTAACTCTGTTATATCCACTGATGGGATTGACTCTTTAATTAAGAAACTAAAAAATAAAGTTAAATAA
- a CDS encoding class I SAM-dependent methyltransferase has protein sequence MESYLLANRPKFKEEATYCVRVINNDTCGLQFVPIGIVTHKLNQTFELRTDPKQPKQDCNAVYDSLKEALEINEKVFNYNMLDLGCCSGAIALKMRKDQLLHFVLGVEANKNLADYCRKLSIGPEHVYNNVINQDGKLFLDSKAQTNMKFDIIMALGCVNYSINPEFFLTKLKTYINKDGLVILTFFSKEEIHDYIFDIKLEVFLYNQNYIAETATKHGWQIVKQSNIARKRKKPSEMIMILKLNEHYAESKSE, from the coding sequence TTGGAAAGTTATTTGTTAGCTAATAGGCCAAAATTTAAGGAAGAGGCAACATATTGTGTAAGGGTAATTAATAATGATACCTGTGGACTGCAGTTTGTACCAATTGGGATTGTGACACATAAACTTAACCAAACATTTGAGCTTCGCACAGATCCCAAACAGCCTAAGCAAGATTGTAATGCTGTATATGATAGTCTGAAGGAAGCTTTGGAAATTAACGAGAAGGTGTTTAATTACAACATGCTAGACTTGGGATGTTGTTCTGGAGCGATTGCTTTAAAAATGAGGAAAGATCAACTGCTACATTTTGTTTTGGGAGTTGAGGCTAATAAAAATCTGGCTGATTATTGCAGAAAATTATCAATTGGACCGGAGCATGTGTATAATAATGTCATCAATCAGGATGGCAAGCTTTTCTTAGATTCTAAGGCTCAAACAAATATGAAGTTTGATATAATAATGGCATTGGGTTGTGTAAATTATTCAATCAATCCTGAGTTCTTCCTAACTAAGTTGAAAACATATATAAATAAAGATGGTCTTGTAATTTTAACCTTTTTCTCTAAAGAAGAGATTCATGATTATATTTTTGACATTAAGTTAGAGGTTTTCCTCTATAATCAAAATTATATTGCAGAAACAGCGACAAAACATGGTTGGCAAATTGTAAAACAAAGTAACATAGCAAGAAAACGCAAAAAACCTTCTGAGATGATCATGATTTTAAAACTAAATGAACATTATGCGGAATCTAAAAGTGAATAG
- a CDS encoding VacJ family lipoprotein, producing the protein MNRIFILAVAFFLCHAHVVLGNDEKEVGADYEDFSIDDDFYQSFEQIKIYDPYEKFNRSVYRFNRVIDRFIIEPPAKFYHYAFPSPVKRRVSSFVSNLSEPLKVICGVVQLKPKVAFDSGFRFFMNSIFGVFGIFDVATLAGLKKQDVSFGSVLKYYSANEGPYLILPIIGPSTMRRAVGTGIDMVLDPVAMLKFKNHIKFRNYYYGTRIVIGRESVIGIGDMISKGSFDEYATLRSFYYQNLASKLKKTNKYE; encoded by the coding sequence GTGAATAGGATTTTTATACTGGCCGTAGCCTTTTTTTTGTGTCATGCGCATGTTGTTTTAGGTAACGATGAAAAAGAGGTTGGCGCTGATTATGAAGATTTCTCAATTGACGATGATTTTTACCAGAGCTTTGAACAGATAAAAATTTACGATCCCTATGAAAAATTTAACCGTTCTGTGTATCGTTTTAATAGGGTAATTGATAGATTCATCATAGAACCTCCAGCTAAGTTTTATCATTATGCCTTTCCATCTCCTGTCAAAAGAAGGGTCAGCTCATTTGTCAGTAACTTATCTGAGCCGCTGAAAGTAATTTGTGGAGTTGTTCAGCTAAAGCCAAAAGTTGCATTTGATTCTGGTTTTAGGTTTTTTATGAATAGTATCTTTGGGGTGTTTGGAATATTTGACGTTGCAACTTTGGCTGGTTTGAAAAAGCAGGATGTTTCTTTTGGGAGCGTTTTAAAGTACTACAGCGCAAATGAGGGGCCGTATTTAATCCTACCAATCATAGGACCATCCACCATGAGAAGGGCGGTTGGAACTGGTATAGATATGGTTTTGGACCCAGTCGCAATGTTAAAATTCAAGAATCATATTAAATTCAGAAACTATTATTACGGAACAAGGATTGTTATCGGACGAGAAAGTGTGATAGGCATAGGGGATATGATTTCTAAAGGATCCTTTGATGAATATGCAACTCTGCGCAGCTTTTATTATCAAAATCTTGCTAGTAAACTAAAAAAGACAAATAAATACGAATAG